A region of Saccopteryx leptura isolate mSacLep1 chromosome X, mSacLep1_pri_phased_curated, whole genome shotgun sequence DNA encodes the following proteins:
- the LOC136386296 gene encoding EKC/KEOPS complex subunit LAGE3-like: MEAPEDEDKEGSGSVVRGAEPPSSPGGNPVGPGDTGSVAGESAAAEGAPQGEEVSVDLGQAAQAAASDRPMESQGMVCSALTVPFQSYLHAEVARSVLSQDAEPYRGTVHWELTVTGNWLTVQLTAQDSDLLQNAAASLVNRLAMVFRNIQLFEPPLFTTFQRSKGA, translated from the exons ATGGAGGCCCCCGAGGACGAGGACAAGGAAGGCTCAGGCAGTGTGGTCCGTGGTGCTGAACCACCCAGTAGCCCAGGGGGGAACCCCGTGGGCCCTGGAGACACAGGCAGTGTGGCAGGGGAGAGCGCAGCAGCTGAGGGCGCTCCCCAGGGCGAGGAGGTATCCGTGGACTTGGGGCAGGCTGCACAGGCCGCTGCCTCGGACAGACCCATGGAAAGCCAAGGGATGGTGTG CAGCGCCCTCACAGTGCCTTTCCAATCCTACCTGCATGCGGAGGTAGCCCGCAGTGTCCTGAGCCAAGATGCTGAGCCCTACCGCGGGACGGTGCATTGGGAGCTCACAGTGACTGGCAATTGGCTGACAGT cCAATTAACTGCTCAAGATTCTGACCTCTTGCAAAATGCCGCTGCCTCCTTGGTCAACCGGCTAGCCATGGTGTTTCGGAACATACAGCTCTTTGAACCCCCGCTTTTTACCACATTTCAGCGCTCAAAAGGGGCCTGA